ATCAATAGTGAATAGCCACtattggctattcactgttcatctgtttctgaattttttattaatgttttctctctttccctctctatcactccacctccacctccacccgCATCCCTCTCCTTCTTCGTTCACCCACTTCCCTCTCCCTCACTTCTCATCTCTATTGGTCTCCACCGAGTCCGCCACTTCGACACCATCATTGGCCGCCAGAGACCTCCGTTCCGGCCTCGGCCATTGCCCAAACCAAAATCAACTGAAACGCATATTctaaaacaaccaaaatcaactgaaaacaaccaaaatcatcaCCACAACCAACTGATGTTTTCTCTCCCTCATCACACGTTTCTCTAGCCACCAGAATCCCGCCCCCAGCTTCGCCGGCGTCCACCCAGGTCCATCCACCGGCGATCGGACCTTCCAGAAGGGGCTCCGCCTCCTGGGCGAGGATAGTGTTCTCGACGGGTTGGGGTTGGGCTCGGGTATTCTCCCGATTTCTCTCGATCtcccacctctctctctcaatctccatctccatcttctctAGGTCGCACGGTGAGGATGGTGGTTTGATCTGAGCTTTCCAGAAGGGGCTCTGCCTCTTGGGCGAGGATGGCGTTCTCgacgggttggggttggggagaccggagagtgagatggagaccggagagtgaaagagaaataaaaaaaataaataaaagaaaatgatttaaaaacaatattttaatgaaatgaagagtagaataaagagtattgttggagtgtttttaactgttggagtagctaaagtaaatatttgtagtttttgagtagctactttAACTTTAACTGCTGTAGATAGCCTTAGATGAAGGGAGTCGGCtgattgttggtacaattttgatgttcatgaaAGTAGTTATtctcaaaaccaataaaaaataatatatagttaaaatagaaaaatatttaaagaatttGATATATGAGTTACTTTAAAAGTTAtggataaaatcaaaaaagaaaattctggAGAAGTTGATAAGGATGCTCAAACAATTTCGAAGAAACAGAGCAACAGAGCGGGCTCGGGGCAGGAACCGCAGAGATGAAAGGAAGTTTCTGTTCTTTCTAGATGAACTTCAAACCGCGTGGACCGGTTCACTCATTGCTTTGTAGTCGACCCTTGTTGAGTTGACGAGCAATTAGCGATAACATTACCATTATGTCCTTGTGTTGTCATTCTCAAATCCGAAGCTACAAGTGTTAAGATTATCGCTGGATAGCCTGGATCTAATATTATAAGGAAGGATGGTTATGTAAATCCAGGTCCGAGATGTTGAACAGGATGACTTCATTGGCATGAGCATATAAAGCTTAATATATCATTTAGGACCATCTATCCTTGAAGCTCTCATTCACGATTCTTCAATACTTAGCTTCTGCGTTTGGAGAGAAGTAGGAAAGATTGGTAACAGTCTGTTTGATCTTCTCCTACAAGATTCAACTGTAGATTTGGAGGCTATTATTGGAGGTCAAAGTCACTTGATTCTGGGAGATACTGGGCATCATTGGAGAAGAGTAATTCAACTGTGAACACAACCCAATTGTAAGTCTAACGTACCAATTCTATGTGTTTCATTCTTGGTTTGGAAAAAGGTCATATTTTACACTGTTATATCTGCCTAGTTATTTCTGAATCTTGGCTTTTGGGGTTGGGAAACGTGTTGGAGAAGAAGGAGCTTCTTGGTGGGTATCAGTTTAGTTGAGGGAAATAACTTCATAAAAACAGCAGTATTTgatattgttaaagtattaactAATGATTAGATTTACCATTTTCTTATctgtttaagcttttaggataagtggtgatttaagaTATGAATGAATTCAaaccaaagagaaagaaatcaatgctaacaaaaaaaaaagacaaaggaaTGCTTCAATTTCTATGTAATTGCTTAGTTTGGGAAGGTTCTTTCTCAGGCTTGCTAGAACAGATTTAATCTCTGACATCTTCCTTTATGGTATGTAGCAAACTTCCTTGTTTCCATGATTTCCATCATCATTCCTTGCATTTCTTTCTAGCCAAATATGGTAAATATGAGCTGACCAAACTAGCTACAGTAGAATAGCTTGAAAACTCTTACCCTTTACGTTTGCACTTGCCCGCTATAGTTCCACATCCATAGTTCTATCTGCGCATTAGTTGAGCATAATTCTGGTAAATGCTTCcaaattattttagaaaatctGCGATTgtaaaataagtaatttttgCTTTCCAAGATTCTTCTGTGAGAAGTACAAATAGCACTCCCATTATAACATCATTGaagtaaaaaagagaaattttagAAGTCTTCATGTGTCACTCTTGCGTCTCTCaaaaaatgaagtggcttttaaaattatcttttaatcaaaattcaatagtaatcaatcaaaaatccaatagtgattttaaaagctacctcatttttggagggacacaagagggacttttagcattactcagtAATAAAACCTTTGATGAAAATCTGTTTATGATAACTAGCCAAACTACAAAAATATGCTCTGGAATAGCCCTTGGATGCCATATCAGCTTATGCCATTCAACTCAACTCAAGGCAATGGTAATCTGATACCATTCCAAGCAGCAGGGCATTGATATTTTCCAGTAGGAGGGGGAACCTGATATTTGCCATTCTTGTCTGGATTTCTTCCATTCTTTGATGATTCTTGCTATAGTATTTCTATTAAATGTTGAGGGCTCATTTTTCTTATAATGTTTTGTTAGGCAAAGACATGGTGGATGCAGTAGTAAGCgtttttttggaaaaactgCTTAATGCTCTTTCAGAAGAGAGCCGCGTTTTAAGCGAATTCAGAGATCAGTTTGAAAGATTACAGAGTGAGCTCCTATTAATGCAAAGCTTCCTCAAAGATATTGACAGGCTCAAAAGGAAGAACAATACTCTTCGTAGAATCACAATAAATCTGCGAGAGCTGATTTTTGAAGCTGAAGACATTTTAGCAGATTGCCAACTTCATTCAAGGGATAATGAACTCTTTTCCACTGGTTGGTTAATGTGCATCTATCCGACAAAGGTTCCAGCTCAATATCAGACTGGAAAACGCCTCAAAGAAATCATCGAGAAAATTACCAACATCAAACAAGACATTGCAACTTATTTTGGTGTCTCATTTTCAAACCAACCACATCACGTATATGGATGCAATGACTTATCCCAAAGATGGAGCTCACCTGTGTACGATCATACTCAAGTGGTAGGATTGGAAGGTGACACGAGGAAGGTAAAAGATTGGCTTTTTGAAGCAGATGGTGGTATACTAGCAATTGGAGTTGTTGGCATGGGTGGTTTGGGAAAGAccaccattgccctgaaagttTACAATGATAGAGAAGTAGAGGGACGCTTCGAAAGAAGAATGTGGGTTTCTGTTTCACAAACTTTTAGTGAAGAACAGATTTTGAGAAGCATGTTAAGGAACTTGGGAGATGCTAGTATTGGGGATGATCGAGGTGAATTGTTGAGGAAAATAAACCAATATCTCATAGGGAAGAAGTATTTGATTGTGATGGATGATGTATGGGGCGAGGACTTCGCTTGGTGGGAGAGAATTGAGGGAGGATTACCTAAAGGAAATGGAAGCGTTGTCATTATCACTTCAAGATTTAAGAAAGTTGTACAAAAGATGGGAGTGAGGGAAAACAGAATCCATTGGCCTAAATTTCTCAGTAAGGATGATAGTTGGTTACTATTTCGAAAGATTGCATTTGCAGCAAGTGAAGGTGAGTGTAAATACCCTGAGCTAGAGAATATTGGGAAGGAGATTGTAGAGAAGTGCAAGGGTCTTCCATTAGCAATTAAGGTAGTTGGAGGAATGATGCTTTGTAAACCATCTCGATATCATGAATGGAAGCGAATCTTAGACCATTTTCGTGATGAATTAGCAGAAAATGATGATTCTGAGAGAGGCTTGATGGCTTCACTACAGTTGAGCTATGATGAGCTCCCACCTCATCTAAAGTCATGTTTTCTTTGCTTCTCTGTTTACCCAGAGGATTGTGTCATAAG
Above is a genomic segment from Alnus glutinosa chromosome 12, dhAlnGlut1.1, whole genome shotgun sequence containing:
- the LOC133851820 gene encoding disease resistance RPP13-like protein 4, with the translated sequence MVDAVVSVFLEKLLNALSEESRVLSEFRDQFERLQSELLLMQSFLKDIDRLKRKNNTLRRITINLRELIFEAEDILADCQLHSRDNELFSTGWLMCIYPTKVPAQYQTGKRLKEIIEKITNIKQDIATYFGVSFSNQPHHVYGCNDLSQRWSSPVYDHTQVVGLEGDTRKVKDWLFEADGGILAIGVVGMGGLGKTTIALKVYNDREVEGRFERRMWVSVSQTFSEEQILRSMLRNLGDASIGDDRGELLRKINQYLIGKKYLIVMDDVWGEDFAWWERIEGGLPKGNGSVVIITSRFKKVVQKMGVRENRIHWPKFLSKDDSWLLFRKIAFAASEGECKYPELENIGKEIVEKCKGLPLAIKVVGGMMLCKPSRYHEWKRILDHFRDELAENDDSERGLMASLQLSYDELPPHLKSCFLCFSVYPEDCVISKEQLVHWWIGECFVPLRSGRLITEAGEDCFSGLTNRCLIEVVDKTYNGTIYTCTIHDMVRDLVLKIAEDDEFFKQDGTSCRHLGITSNLDSKHLIGNRKLRALLSTTKTAEVNKIASSTAKALSKPHYLRVLDVSKSIFGTSLSGILSQIGSLQHLTYLNLSNTHPLVQFPPSLEKLGNLQILDVSYCQNLKMLPSYIVTFKKLKVLDVSHCGSLECFPKGLGRLSNLEVLLGFRPARSSQPEGCRIGELRNLAKLRMLSIQITRDDELGHTEVNALVNLQELQYLSMSCFDSDGSDLITKVDKLFPPPQLHELCLEFYPGKISPMWLSPMSLPVLRFLSISSGNIAEFHEGFWGDDDTVWKIEALMLESLSDLGVEWSKMQQVMPSLRIVNASWSPELESFPIDDSGFRGDVWKKGEHRR